One Sphingomonas endolithica DNA segment encodes these proteins:
- a CDS encoding NUDIX hydrolase: protein MSDQQTPIPAATLVLFRDSPAGPPDLLLVERSRAMVFAGGALVFPGGRIDPGDRALALQLGGDPDDTAARIAAIRETLEEVGLPIGLTPTPDQATLATLRSALHAGTAFGAALHAAGLTLDLTALTPFARWLPAHAHMRIFDTLFHLARLPADAPAPEVDATENVRLLWSSAQGVLDNADAGRARIIFPTRRNLERLARFGSVEEAIADAQAHPIRAITPWIEEREGIAHLCIPDDLGYPVTSEAMTTATRG, encoded by the coding sequence ATGAGCGATCAGCAAACCCCCATCCCCGCGGCCACGCTCGTCCTGTTCCGCGACTCGCCCGCTGGCCCGCCCGATCTGCTGCTGGTCGAGCGCTCGCGCGCGATGGTGTTCGCCGGCGGCGCGCTGGTCTTTCCCGGCGGCCGGATCGATCCCGGCGACCGCGCGCTGGCGCTGCAACTCGGCGGCGACCCCGACGATACGGCGGCCCGCATCGCCGCGATCCGCGAGACGCTCGAGGAAGTCGGCCTGCCAATCGGCCTCACCCCCACACCCGATCAAGCCACGCTCGCGACCTTGCGCTCCGCGCTCCACGCCGGCACCGCGTTCGGCGCCGCACTGCACGCCGCGGGCCTCACGCTCGATCTCACCGCACTTACGCCATTCGCCCGCTGGCTGCCGGCCCATGCCCACATGCGCATCTTCGACACGCTGTTCCACCTCGCCCGCCTGCCCGCCGACGCCCCCGCGCCCGAGGTCGATGCCACGGAGAATGTCCGCTTGCTCTGGTCCAGCGCCCAAGGCGTGCTCGACAATGCCGATGCCGGCCGCGCCCGGATCATCTTCCCCACCCGCCGCAACCTGGAACGGCTCGCGCGCTTTGGCAGCGTCGAGGAAGCGATCGCCGACGCGCAAGCGCACCCGATCCGCGCGATCACGCCGTGGATCGAGGAGCGCGAGGGCATTGCCCATCTCTGCATCCCGGACGATCTCGGCTACCCGGTGACGTCCGAAGCGATGACCACCGCGACGCGCGGCTGA
- a CDS encoding Bax inhibitor-1 family protein encodes MANWSDPRPNGATFATAAGVRTEAYDAGLRSYMLSVYNYMTSGILLTGIVALLFARSGYAEQVFMNPGLLKYVIMFAPLAIVFGMSFGQGRMSTPTLQAMFWGFAVLMGLSLSTIFLQYSGTSIAQAFFATAASFGALSLYGYTTKRDLSAFGTFLIMGLVGLIVASLLNLFFQSGVMALVISIVGVLLFAGLTAYDTQRTKSMYAHVAGTADEGRTIIMSALSLYLDFINMFLFILRIFGSSRN; translated from the coding sequence ATGGCTAACTGGTCTGACCCACGGCCGAACGGCGCGACGTTCGCGACGGCGGCGGGTGTGCGTACGGAAGCGTACGACGCTGGCCTTCGGTCGTACATGCTTTCGGTCTACAACTACATGACGTCGGGCATCCTGCTGACGGGCATCGTGGCGTTGCTGTTCGCGCGCTCCGGCTATGCCGAGCAGGTGTTCATGAACCCCGGCCTGCTGAAATATGTCATCATGTTCGCGCCGCTTGCGATCGTGTTCGGCATGAGCTTCGGGCAGGGGCGCATGTCCACGCCGACGCTGCAGGCGATGTTCTGGGGCTTCGCGGTGCTGATGGGTCTGTCGCTCTCGACGATCTTCCTGCAGTATAGCGGGACCTCGATCGCGCAGGCGTTCTTCGCGACGGCCGCATCCTTCGGTGCCTTGTCGCTGTACGGCTACACCACCAAGCGTGACCTGTCGGCGTTCGGCACGTTCCTGATCATGGGCCTTGTCGGCCTGATCGTCGCCAGCCTGCTGAACCTGTTCTTCCAGTCGGGCGTGATGGCGCTGGTGATCAGCATCGTCGGCGTGCTGCTGTTCGCAGGCCTCACCGCCTATGACACGCAGCGCACCAAGAGCATGTATGCGCATGTCGCCGGCACGGCCGACGAAGGCCGTACGATCATCATGTCGGCATTGTCGCTGTACCTCGACTTCATCAACATGTTCCTGTTCATCCTGCGCATCTTCGGTTCCAGCCGGAACTGA
- a CDS encoding glycosidase has product MTFAFDQLVFTPADVDLSRSPLSGQIDAETYVLGAFNPGMTRLANGNLLLMVRVAEALRKPMHDGFIHAIRWTADGYMLDAWAIEHVDTKDPRKFLIPGGGWRVMALTSLSWLLPVELSADGREIVTVHYDRAIAPAADYQCYGVEDARISQVDGRYLMTTCSVSPERHCTTLYSSDDALDWTLEGIVLDHQNKDMLIFEGKVGNKFFAQTRPLGDLYFAYPPGSEWRAGPSINLSSSPDALHWKPYDKPGIRPHSATVSTARMGGGAPPVRIADGWLSLWHGVEPSGVVGVYRTYWSVLDADDPSIVVRTSHPALLEPSPELTEPLKELMYLDGVVFTTGIADGGDHYVVASGEADLACRITHIDKAVFAPGG; this is encoded by the coding sequence ATGACCTTTGCCTTCGACCAGCTCGTCTTCACGCCCGCCGATGTCGATCTGTCGCGTTCGCCGCTCAGCGGACAGATCGATGCGGAAACGTATGTGCTGGGCGCGTTCAATCCGGGCATGACGCGGTTGGCGAACGGCAACCTGTTGTTGATGGTGCGGGTGGCCGAGGCGCTGCGCAAGCCGATGCATGACGGGTTTATCCATGCGATCCGCTGGACGGCGGACGGCTATATGCTCGATGCCTGGGCGATCGAACATGTCGATACCAAGGACCCGCGCAAGTTCCTGATCCCCGGTGGCGGGTGGCGGGTGATGGCGCTGACGTCGCTGTCCTGGCTGTTGCCGGTCGAGCTTTCCGCCGACGGGCGCGAGATCGTGACGGTGCATTACGATCGCGCGATCGCGCCGGCGGCCGATTACCAATGCTACGGCGTCGAGGATGCGCGGATCAGCCAGGTGGACGGCCGCTATCTGATGACGACCTGTTCGGTGAGCCCGGAGCGGCATTGCACGACCCTGTACAGCTCGGACGATGCGCTCGACTGGACGCTGGAGGGCATCGTGCTCGATCACCAGAACAAGGACATGCTGATCTTCGAGGGCAAGGTGGGGAACAAGTTCTTCGCCCAAACGCGGCCGCTGGGCGACCTGTATTTCGCCTATCCGCCGGGCAGCGAATGGCGCGCGGGGCCGTCGATCAACCTGTCGAGCTCGCCCGATGCGCTGCACTGGAAGCCGTACGATAAGCCCGGCATCCGGCCGCATTCGGCGACGGTGTCGACCGCGCGGATGGGCGGCGGCGCGCCGCCGGTGCGGATCGCGGATGGCTGGCTCAGCTTGTGGCACGGCGTCGAGCCGTCTGGCGTGGTCGGCGTCTATCGCACCTATTGGTCGGTGCTGGATGCCGATGATCCCAGCATCGTCGTGCGCACCAGCCATCCGGCGCTGCTGGAGCCGTCGCCCGAGCTGACCGAGCCGCTGAAGGAGCTGATGTATCTGGATGGCGTGGTGTTCACCACGGGAATCGCGGATGGCGGCGACCATTATGTGGTGGCGAGCGGGGAGGCGGACCTGGCATGCCGGATCACGCATATCGATAAGGCGGTGTTTGCGCCTGGGGGGTGA
- a CDS encoding superoxide dismutase family protein, translating to MRIAIVTAAIAALGLSACNRDDVAVGAPMAGGARATATLRTADGAEVGRVSASEVAGGVRFTIDARGMPPGTHGAHVHTTGLCDAPDFTTAGPHWNPTAMKHGTMNPQGPHEGDLPNLIVGTDGRGTLGITIPGATMAGLFDTDGSALVVHAGADDLMTDPSGNSGGRIACGVLVAG from the coding sequence ATGCGCATCGCGATCGTCACCGCAGCAATCGCTGCACTGGGTCTGTCGGCCTGTAACCGGGATGACGTTGCCGTGGGCGCGCCGATGGCCGGCGGCGCGCGGGCGACGGCGACGCTGCGCACGGCGGACGGCGCCGAGGTCGGGCGGGTCAGCGCGAGCGAAGTGGCCGGCGGCGTGCGCTTCACGATCGATGCACGCGGCATGCCGCCGGGCACGCACGGCGCGCATGTGCACACGACCGGGCTGTGCGATGCGCCCGATTTCACCACCGCGGGGCCGCATTGGAACCCGACGGCGATGAAGCACGGCACGATGAACCCGCAGGGGCCGCACGAGGGCGACTTGCCGAACCTGATCGTCGGCACCGATGGCCGCGGGACGCTGGGCATCACCATTCCGGGCGCGACGATGGCCGGTTTGTTCGACACCGACGGATCGGCGCTGGTGGTGCATGCCGGCGCGGACGACCTGATGACCGATCCGTCCGGCAATAGCGGCGGGCGGATCGCGTGCGGCGTGCTGGTCGCGGGCTGA
- a CDS encoding alpha/beta fold hydrolase: protein MAMYDDRYWWSNDGVRLHCRDYPGRADRPPILCLPGLTRNARDYDALARRLAGEWRVIAIDLRGRGESGYAKDPMSYVPLTYVQDVEGLLRELGVERYIAFGTSLGGIVTMLLAGTARETFVAALLNDVGPVIETAGLSRIRSYVGKSNTWPTWMHAARAVMEANADVYPHYEIEDWLAMAKRLYRLSSAGRIVLDYDMKIAEPFRVPGNEAGPDMWRALEQLHSVPTLIVRGAKSDVLSAATAARMAAALPGSELVTVAETGHAPTLGEAGAVAGIERLLAKVGG from the coding sequence ATGGCCATGTATGACGATAGATATTGGTGGTCGAACGACGGGGTGCGGCTGCATTGCCGCGACTATCCCGGGCGGGCCGACCGGCCGCCGATCCTGTGCCTGCCGGGGCTGACGCGCAACGCGCGGGATTACGATGCGCTGGCGCGGCGGCTGGCGGGCGAGTGGCGGGTGATCGCGATCGACCTGCGTGGGCGCGGCGAGAGCGGCTACGCCAAGGATCCGATGAGCTATGTGCCGCTGACCTATGTGCAGGATGTTGAGGGGTTGCTGCGCGAGCTGGGCGTCGAGCGCTACATCGCGTTCGGCACCTCGCTGGGCGGGATCGTGACGATGCTGCTGGCGGGAACGGCGCGCGAGACGTTCGTGGCGGCGTTGCTGAACGATGTCGGGCCGGTGATCGAGACGGCGGGGCTGAGCCGCATCCGCAGCTATGTCGGCAAGTCGAACACCTGGCCGACCTGGATGCACGCCGCGCGCGCGGTGATGGAGGCCAATGCCGACGTCTATCCGCATTATGAGATCGAGGATTGGCTGGCGATGGCCAAGCGGCTGTACCGGCTGAGCAGCGCGGGGCGCATCGTGCTGGATTACGACATGAAGATCGCCGAGCCGTTCCGCGTGCCGGGCAACGAGGCGGGGCCGGACATGTGGCGGGCGCTGGAGCAATTGCACAGCGTACCGACCCTGATCGTGCGGGGCGCGAAATCCGACGTGCTGAGTGCGGCGACCGCGGCGCGGATGGCGGCGGCGTTGCCGGGATCGGAACTGGTGACGGTGGCGGAGACGGGGCATGCGCCGACGCTGGGGGAAGCGGGGGCGGTGGCGGGGATCGAGCGGTTGTTGGCGAAGGTTGGGGGCTAG
- a CDS encoding glycosyltransferase family 4 protein produces the protein MAQPVNILHLHSAFDLGGKEARAVRLMNAFGDRARHTIVSGMPDQLSARDAIAPGIRYEIAQDPPPLTGRPSVARYEAIARFMRRFDLVLTYNWGAIDGVMAKRAFGKGTPPLVHHEDGFNSDEAGGLKRERNYYRRFALPAAYALAVPSEALHRIALDVWKQPVARVHRIVNGIATAAYAGPCDPKAIPGFKRKPGEVVVGTLAGLRAVKDLPMLVRAVGGCSSRIRLVIVGDGPERQNILAAAQNMGIADKLLLPGFLPRPHLYVGLFDIMAMSSRSEQFPIAVIEGMAAGLPIAAPPVGDVPQMVAAENAPFITEHAGEVRLRDAIEALARDAGLRSRVGAANRAKAAAEFDESVMIARYASLYEAAMGRPGCLC, from the coding sequence ATGGCCCAGCCCGTCAACATCCTGCACCTGCATTCGGCGTTCGACCTGGGCGGCAAGGAAGCGCGCGCGGTACGGCTGATGAACGCGTTCGGGGACCGTGCGCGGCACACGATCGTGTCGGGCATGCCCGATCAGTTGAGCGCGCGGGATGCCATCGCGCCGGGCATCCGATACGAGATCGCGCAAGATCCGCCACCGCTGACCGGGCGGCCATCGGTCGCGCGGTATGAAGCGATCGCGCGGTTCATGCGGCGCTTCGACCTGGTGCTGACGTACAATTGGGGCGCGATCGACGGGGTGATGGCCAAGCGTGCGTTCGGCAAGGGAACGCCGCCGCTGGTGCATCACGAGGACGGGTTCAACAGCGACGAGGCCGGCGGGCTGAAGCGCGAGCGCAATTACTATCGCCGCTTCGCGCTGCCGGCGGCTTATGCGCTGGCCGTGCCGTCCGAGGCCTTGCACCGCATCGCGCTGGACGTGTGGAAGCAGCCGGTGGCGCGCGTGCACCGCATCGTCAACGGCATCGCCACCGCCGCTTATGCCGGGCCGTGCGACCCCAAGGCGATACCGGGGTTCAAGCGCAAGCCGGGCGAAGTCGTGGTGGGCACGCTGGCGGGCCTGCGCGCGGTGAAGGACCTGCCGATGCTGGTGCGCGCGGTGGGCGGCTGTTCGTCGCGCATCCGGCTGGTGATTGTCGGCGACGGGCCGGAGCGGCAGAACATCCTGGCTGCGGCGCAGAACATGGGCATCGCCGACAAGCTGCTGCTGCCGGGCTTCCTGCCCCGGCCGCATCTTTATGTCGGCCTGTTCGACATCATGGCAATGTCGTCGAGGAGCGAGCAGTTTCCGATCGCGGTGATCGAGGGCATGGCGGCGGGGCTGCCGATCGCCGCGCCGCCGGTCGGCGACGTGCCACAGATGGTGGCGGCGGAGAATGCGCCGTTCATCACCGAGCATGCCGGCGAAGTGCGGCTGCGCGATGCCATCGAGGCGCTGGCGCGCGATGCGGGGTTGCGGTCTCGCGTCGGCGCGGCCAATCGGGCGAAAGCGGCGGCGGAGTTCGACGAAAGCGTGATGATCGCACGCTATGCGTCGCTCTACGAAGCTGCAATGGGGCGTCCGGGGTGCCTTTGTTGA
- the astD gene encoding succinylglutamate-semialdehyde dehydrogenase: protein MPAFELISHEPATGAILWRGPIGDVDEEVATARASWAAWAARPLAYRIETLRRFGNVVRQRADAFTDLIARETGKPLWEARTEVDSVVAKVDISVKAYAERTAQRRMDAPMGSRMALRHKPHGVLAVLGPYNFPAHLPNGHIVPALLAGNAVVFKPSEKTPAVGAFLVDCFHAAGVPEGCIRVVIGGPDEGKALAAHDGIDGLLFTGSARTGIALNRAFATKPEKILALEMGGNNPIIVWESPDLHSTAALIVQSAFTTAGQRCTAARRLIVDTRVYDAVIEQVNKICAKIIVDEPHATPAPFMGCVIDNESADLLTESFLELMMRGGRPIRHPERLIEGRPFLTPGLIDTTDMNDRPDIELFGPILQVIRANTFDDAIAEANNTRYGLSASLISQNPELYDRFWANARAGIVNWNKPTNGASSGAPFGGVGWSGNHRPSAYYAADYCAYPVVSNEADQARASIGIGLRDG, encoded by the coding sequence ATGCCAGCCTTCGAACTCATCTCCCACGAACCGGCCACCGGTGCGATCCTCTGGCGCGGCCCGATCGGCGACGTCGACGAGGAAGTCGCCACCGCCCGCGCCAGCTGGGCCGCCTGGGCCGCACGCCCGCTCGCCTATCGCATCGAGACGCTGCGCCGCTTCGGCAACGTCGTCCGCCAGCGCGCCGACGCCTTCACCGATCTCATCGCCCGCGAAACCGGCAAGCCGCTATGGGAGGCCCGCACCGAGGTGGACTCGGTCGTCGCCAAGGTCGACATCTCGGTCAAGGCCTATGCAGAACGCACCGCGCAGCGCCGCATGGACGCGCCGATGGGCAGCCGCATGGCGCTGCGCCACAAGCCGCACGGCGTGCTCGCGGTGCTCGGCCCCTATAACTTCCCCGCGCATCTGCCCAACGGCCACATCGTCCCCGCGTTGCTCGCCGGCAATGCAGTGGTGTTCAAGCCGTCCGAAAAGACCCCAGCGGTAGGCGCCTTCCTGGTCGATTGCTTCCATGCCGCGGGCGTCCCCGAAGGCTGTATCCGCGTCGTCATCGGCGGCCCGGACGAGGGCAAGGCGCTCGCCGCGCATGACGGCATCGACGGCCTGCTGTTCACCGGCTCGGCGCGCACCGGCATCGCGCTCAACCGCGCCTTCGCCACCAAGCCCGAGAAGATCCTCGCGCTGGAGATGGGCGGCAACAATCCGATCATCGTGTGGGAATCGCCCGATCTCCACTCCACCGCCGCCCTGATCGTGCAGAGCGCCTTCACCACCGCCGGGCAGCGCTGCACCGCCGCGCGCCGCCTGATCGTCGACACGCGCGTCTACGATGCGGTGATCGAGCAGGTGAACAAGATCTGCGCCAAGATCATCGTCGACGAACCGCACGCCACCCCCGCCCCGTTCATGGGCTGCGTGATCGACAACGAATCCGCCGACCTGCTGACCGAAAGCTTCCTCGAACTGATGATGCGCGGCGGCCGCCCGATCCGCCACCCGGAACGCCTGATCGAGGGCCGCCCGTTCCTCACCCCCGGCCTGATCGACACCACCGACATGAACGATCGCCCGGATATCGAATTGTTCGGCCCGATTCTGCAGGTGATCCGCGCCAACACCTTCGACGATGCCATCGCCGAGGCCAACAACACGCGCTACGGGCTCAGCGCCTCGCTGATCAGCCAGAATCCCGAACTCTACGACCGCTTCTGGGCCAATGCCCGCGCCGGCATCGTCAACTGGAACAAGCCGACCAACGGCGCCAGTTCGGGCGCCCCGTTCGGCGGCGTCGGCTGGTCCGGCAACCACCGCCCCAGCGCCTATTACGCCGCCGATTACTGCGCCTATCCGGTAGTCAGCAACGAAGCCGACCAGGCCCGCGCCAGCATCGGCATCGGCCTGCGCGACGGCTAA
- a CDS encoding NAD(P)H-dependent flavin oxidoreductase has translation MFKGLKPIVYNGREVWPLVEGGKGVAATNHASAGAWAAAGGIGTVSAVNADSYDPDGKIIPQIYRALTRRERHEELIEYAIEGAVQQVQRAYDIASGKGAININVLWEMGGAQRILHGVLERTRGLVAGVTCGAGMPYKLSEIAASYNVTYLPIISSGRAFRALWKRAYSKASEFLSGVVYEDPWLAGGHNGLSNAEDPLKPQDPYPRVKELRDVMREGGISDDVPIIMAGGVWYLRDWSNWIDNPELGSIAFQFGTRPLLTRESPIPEDWKNKLMNIEPGEVLLHKFSPTGFYSSAVRNPFLRLLEARSDRQIAFSTQEAGDHVFQLDVGVKGRNFWVTRGDLLRARQWFGEGFTDALKTPDNTLVYVTPEEKAWIRKDQADCMGCLSQCAFSSWADSETNSTGRLADPRSFCIQKTLQDIAHGGPIDENLMFAGHGAYNFKKDPFYSNGFVPTVKQLVDRILTGD, from the coding sequence GTGTTCAAAGGTCTGAAGCCCATCGTCTATAATGGCCGCGAGGTCTGGCCGCTCGTCGAGGGTGGCAAGGGCGTGGCTGCGACGAACCATGCCTCGGCCGGCGCCTGGGCGGCAGCCGGCGGGATCGGCACCGTCTCGGCCGTGAATGCCGACAGCTACGACCCCGACGGCAAGATCATTCCGCAGATCTACCGCGCGCTGACCCGGCGCGAGCGGCACGAGGAATTGATCGAGTATGCGATCGAGGGCGCGGTGCAGCAGGTGCAGCGCGCCTACGACATTGCCAGCGGCAAGGGTGCGATCAACATCAACGTGCTGTGGGAAATGGGCGGGGCGCAGCGCATCCTGCACGGCGTGCTGGAGCGGACGCGTGGGCTGGTCGCCGGCGTGACCTGTGGTGCGGGCATGCCGTACAAGTTGAGCGAGATCGCCGCGTCCTACAACGTGACATACCTGCCGATCATCAGTTCGGGCCGGGCGTTTCGGGCATTGTGGAAGCGGGCTTATTCCAAGGCATCCGAATTCCTGTCGGGCGTGGTGTATGAGGATCCGTGGCTGGCGGGCGGGCATAACGGGCTCAGCAACGCCGAGGATCCGCTGAAGCCGCAGGACCCCTATCCGCGCGTCAAGGAGTTGCGCGACGTGATGCGCGAGGGCGGGATATCCGACGACGTGCCGATCATCATGGCCGGCGGCGTGTGGTATCTGCGCGACTGGAGCAACTGGATCGACAATCCCGAGCTTGGCAGCATCGCCTTCCAGTTCGGCACGCGGCCGTTGCTGACGCGCGAGAGCCCGATCCCGGAGGATTGGAAGAACAAGCTGATGAACATCGAGCCGGGCGAGGTGCTGCTGCACAAATTCTCACCGACGGGCTTCTATTCGAGCGCGGTGCGCAACCCGTTCCTGCGGCTGCTGGAGGCGCGTTCCGACCGGCAGATTGCTTTCTCGACGCAGGAGGCGGGCGACCATGTGTTCCAGCTCGACGTCGGGGTGAAGGGCCGGAACTTCTGGGTGACGCGCGGCGATTTGCTGCGTGCGCGGCAGTGGTTCGGCGAGGGCTTCACCGATGCGCTGAAGACGCCCGACAATACGCTGGTCTATGTGACGCCGGAGGAGAAAGCGTGGATCCGCAAGGACCAGGCCGATTGCATGGGCTGTCTTAGCCAGTGTGCCTTCTCGTCCTGGGCGGATAGCGAGACCAATTCGACCGGGCGGCTGGCCGATCCGCGCAGCTTCTGCATCCAGAAGACGCTGCAGGATATCGCGCATGGCGGGCCGATCGACGAGAATCTGATGTTCGCCGGGCACGGCGCGTATAATTTCAAGAAGGATCCGTTCTATTCGAACGGGTTCGTGCCGACGGTGAAGCAGCTGGTCGATCGCATCCTGACTGGCGATTGA
- a CDS encoding extensin family protein, with product MAAIRRIVVVALVAAVALLLILLLFATLRGRPQDLPWTPLDLSQPVGLFTGRKIAALGDDAAKCHALLDQAGVRYTAIPSVSAGQCGYRDGVRFLPGGARSTRFAPTSPGIACPVAAALSVWEWEVVQPAARRFFGQRVVQIDHLGSYNCRNIYGRASGSLSEHATAKAIDIAGFRLEDGTQISVLHDWRDTHDKGTFLRTVRNGACDLFSTALSPDYNAAHRDHLHLDEAARGATGWRACR from the coding sequence ATGGCGGCGATCCGCCGCATCGTCGTCGTCGCGCTGGTCGCCGCCGTCGCATTGCTGCTGATCCTGCTGCTCTTCGCGACCCTGCGCGGCCGCCCGCAGGACCTGCCCTGGACACCGCTCGATCTCTCGCAGCCGGTCGGCCTGTTCACCGGCCGCAAGATCGCCGCGCTCGGCGACGATGCCGCCAAGTGCCATGCGCTGCTCGACCAGGCCGGGGTCCGCTACACCGCGATCCCGTCGGTCAGCGCCGGACAGTGCGGCTACCGCGACGGCGTCCGTTTCTTGCCCGGCGGCGCGCGCAGCACGCGCTTTGCGCCGACCAGCCCCGGCATCGCCTGCCCCGTCGCTGCGGCATTGTCGGTGTGGGAATGGGAAGTCGTGCAGCCCGCCGCCCGCCGCTTCTTCGGCCAGCGCGTGGTGCAGATCGATCACCTCGGCAGCTACAATTGCCGCAACATCTACGGCCGCGCCAGCGGATCGCTCAGCGAACACGCCACCGCCAAGGCAATCGACATCGCCGGTTTCCGGCTGGAGGACGGGACGCAGATCAGCGTGCTGCACGACTGGCGCGACACGCACGACAAAGGCACCTTCCTGCGCACCGTCCGCAACGGCGCCTGCGACCTCTTCTCCACCGCCCTCTCCCCAGACTACAACGCCGCCCACCGCGACCACTTGCACCTCGACGAGGCAGCACGGGGTGCCACGGGCTGGCGCGCGTGCCGGTGA
- a CDS encoding ZIP family metal transporter, translated as MLEAGFWGLVGGSALILGALIAYFATLPQRLIAGVMAVGAGVLISAVAFDLMDEAFRQGGFGSTAAGFLGGAVVYTAANIFISKRGARHRKRSGSNDDKRQPNADEGGGGLAIAVGALLDGIPESVVIGVSLIGGTGVSAVTVAAVFLSNVPEGLSSAAGMKKAGRSARYIFGVWTGIALASGAAAMLGNVALAGAAPQVIAAVTAVAAGAILAMLVDTMIPEATEATHDYSGLIAVVGFLLAFVLTKSG; from the coding sequence ATGCTCGAGGCTGGTTTTTGGGGATTGGTCGGGGGTTCGGCGCTGATCCTTGGCGCGTTGATCGCGTATTTTGCGACGCTGCCGCAGCGGCTGATTGCGGGGGTGATGGCGGTGGGGGCGGGGGTGTTGATCTCGGCGGTGGCGTTCGACCTGATGGACGAGGCGTTTCGCCAGGGTGGGTTCGGATCGACGGCGGCGGGATTCCTGGGTGGGGCGGTGGTGTATACCGCGGCGAACATCTTCATCTCGAAGCGGGGGGCGCGGCATCGCAAGCGCTCCGGATCGAACGACGACAAGCGCCAGCCGAATGCGGACGAAGGCGGCGGCGGCCTGGCGATCGCGGTCGGCGCGTTGCTCGACGGGATCCCGGAATCGGTGGTGATCGGGGTGAGCCTGATCGGCGGCACGGGCGTGAGTGCGGTAACGGTGGCGGCGGTGTTCCTGTCGAACGTGCCCGAGGGCCTGTCGAGCGCCGCGGGGATGAAGAAGGCTGGGCGATCGGCGCGCTACATCTTTGGCGTGTGGACCGGGATTGCGCTTGCCTCCGGCGCGGCGGCGATGCTCGGCAATGTCGCGCTGGCGGGGGCGGCGCCGCAGGTGATCGCGGCGGTGACGGCCGTGGCGGCGGGCGCGATCCTGGCCATGCTGGTCGACACGATGATCCCAGAGGCGACCGAGGCGACGCACGATTATAGCGGGCTGATCGCGGTGGTCGGCTTCCTACTGGCGTTCGTGCTGACCAAGTCGGGATGA
- a CDS encoding SDR family oxidoreductase, producing MTDIADAHTEVVSLKGRRVAITGGTTGIGRAIAVLLAAEGAKVFVCGRDAAHLADAVARIREVGEGDGIAIDLSEPDNAKKFVAAGVAYLGGLDVAVINAAVAAEGLSDMSEQDLRYAIATDFTAYLLTAHAAVEALKEAGDIVLIGSMSAHVLGPGSTVYAGIKYGIQGFGEALRRELGPKGIRVANVEPGKTGSSMQEPDVSPEEQREAINKDEMLRAEDIAVGVQYLLTQPRRAVVQQLTITPRAMAEE from the coding sequence ATGACCGACATTGCCGATGCCCATACCGAAGTCGTGAGCCTGAAGGGCAGGCGCGTGGCGATCACCGGCGGGACGACCGGGATCGGGCGTGCGATCGCGGTGCTGCTGGCGGCCGAGGGAGCGAAGGTGTTCGTCTGCGGGCGCGATGCGGCGCATCTGGCCGATGCCGTGGCGCGCATCCGCGAGGTCGGAGAGGGCGACGGGATCGCAATCGATCTGTCCGAGCCGGACAATGCCAAGAAGTTCGTCGCGGCAGGCGTCGCCTATCTCGGCGGGCTGGACGTCGCGGTGATCAATGCGGCGGTGGCGGCCGAGGGGCTGAGCGACATGTCCGAACAGGATCTGCGCTATGCGATCGCCACCGACTTCACCGCCTATCTGCTGACCGCGCATGCTGCCGTTGAGGCCCTGAAGGAGGCGGGCGACATCGTGCTGATCGGATCGATGAGCGCGCATGTGCTCGGGCCGGGATCGACGGTTTATGCCGGGATCAAATACGGCATCCAGGGCTTTGGCGAAGCGCTGCGGCGCGAGCTGGGGCCGAAGGGCATTCGCGTGGCGAATGTCGAGCCGGGCAAGACCGGATCGAGCATGCAGGAGCCGGACGTCTCGCCCGAGGAGCAGCGCGAGGCGATCAACAAGGACGAGATGCTGCGCGCGGAGGATATCGCGGTCGGCGTGCAGTATCTGCTGACGCAGCCGCGCCGTGCGGTGGTGCAGCAGCTGACGATCACGCCGCGGGCGATGGCGGAGGAGTAG